In bacterium YEK0313, one genomic interval encodes:
- the irtB gene encoding Iron import ATP-binding/permease protein IrtB translates to MSAHVPQAARRHIPVWVALILAAAAMRAAAALLLVPLLSALFAAGPGAALPWLAALADAVALGWLAEWALVRRAFDLGFATAIATNRRLVDRLLAVPIGWLSAGRRTEAQRALAGTVPDLFPAFVNLGGQIGIALVLPVMIGLGLLAVAWPLGILALAAAPLLAGALAGERRLMRQAEKDFAAASAEAAARTDEFAQAQAVLRAAGRTGTAGTPLGAAIEAQRRSGIRTVWLALPGTLVFSVTMQAVLAAMVAALAWMFTTGRTDAAATVALMAVIVRYLEPFNVLSDLFPAIETARGAVERTGAMLDAPILPQAGQDAVPEAPSVAFRSVGFSPDGQTVLDGISFTVPAGTTTAIVGPSGAGKSTILSLVARFHDADRGTVSVAGHDVRDYRAQTLMAQLAIVFQNVQLFEGGIADNIRIARPGASEAEWRAAARAAGVEEIAARLGGWDAPVGEGGSALSGGERQRVSIARALLKDAPILLLDEATSALDTANEAAVAAALRRFGARTVLIVAHRLDTIAHADQIVFIENGRVVEAGPRDALIAAGGRFAAYWQHRRAARDWRLGPALAPAAC, encoded by the coding sequence ATGAGCGCCCACGTCCCTCAGGCCGCCCGGCGGCACATTCCGGTCTGGGTCGCGCTGATCCTCGCCGCCGCCGCGATGCGCGCCGCCGCCGCGCTCCTGCTGGTGCCGCTGCTGTCGGCGCTCTTTGCCGCAGGGCCCGGCGCTGCGCTGCCCTGGCTCGCCGCCCTGGCCGATGCCGTCGCCCTGGGCTGGCTCGCCGAATGGGCGCTGGTGCGCCGGGCCTTCGACCTCGGCTTCGCGACGGCAATAGCGACGAACCGCCGCCTGGTGGACCGGCTCCTTGCGGTCCCGATCGGCTGGCTCAGCGCCGGCCGGCGGACGGAGGCCCAGCGTGCCCTTGCCGGAACGGTGCCCGACCTCTTCCCCGCCTTCGTCAATCTCGGCGGCCAGATCGGCATCGCGCTGGTCCTGCCGGTCATGATCGGCCTCGGACTGCTCGCCGTCGCCTGGCCGCTCGGCATTCTCGCGCTGGCCGCCGCGCCGCTGCTCGCCGGAGCGCTGGCCGGCGAGCGACGGCTGATGCGCCAGGCCGAGAAGGACTTTGCCGCGGCCTCCGCGGAGGCGGCGGCCCGCACGGACGAATTCGCCCAGGCTCAGGCCGTGCTGCGCGCTGCCGGCCGCACCGGCACCGCAGGCACCCCGCTCGGCGCGGCGATCGAGGCGCAGCGACGCTCGGGCATCCGCACCGTCTGGCTCGCCCTGCCCGGCACGCTCGTCTTCTCCGTGACCATGCAGGCCGTGCTTGCTGCCATGGTGGCCGCGCTGGCCTGGATGTTCACGACAGGCCGCACCGATGCCGCGGCGACCGTCGCGCTGATGGCCGTCATCGTCCGCTATCTCGAACCGTTCAACGTGCTGTCCGACCTCTTCCCGGCGATCGAAACCGCGCGCGGAGCCGTCGAACGCACGGGCGCGATGCTCGACGCGCCGATCCTGCCGCAGGCCGGGCAGGACGCCGTGCCGGAAGCGCCCTCGGTCGCGTTCCGCAGCGTCGGCTTTTCGCCCGACGGCCAGACCGTTCTCGACGGCATCTCCTTCACCGTGCCGGCCGGCACGACCACGGCCATTGTCGGGCCCTCGGGAGCGGGCAAGAGCACGATCCTGTCGCTGGTCGCCCGCTTCCATGACGCCGATCGCGGCACGGTGAGCGTCGCCGGCCACGACGTGCGCGACTACCGGGCGCAGACCCTGATGGCGCAGCTCGCCATCGTGTTCCAGAACGTCCAGCTCTTCGAAGGCGGCATTGCCGACAATATCCGCATCGCCCGCCCGGGCGCGAGCGAGGCGGAATGGCGGGCCGCCGCCCGCGCCGCCGGCGTCGAGGAGATCGCCGCCCGGCTCGGCGGCTGGGATGCGCCGGTCGGCGAAGGCGGCAGCGCGCTGTCGGGCGGCGAGCGGCAGCGCGTCAGCATTGCGCGCGCGCTCCTGAAGGACGCGCCGATCCTGCTGCTGGACGAGGCGACCAGCGCGCTGGACACGGCCAACGAGGCGGCCGTCGCCGCGGCGCTGCGCCGCTTCGGCGCGCGCACCGTGCTGATCGTGGCGCACCGGCTGGACACCATCGCCCATGCCGACCAGATCGTCTTCATCGAGAACGGCCGCGTGGTCGAGGCCGGGCCGCGCGACGCGCTGATCGCCGCCGGCGGCCGCTTTGCCGCCTATTGGCAGCACCGGCGCGCGGCCCGCGACTGGCGGCTGGGACCCGCGCTCGCTCCGGCGGCCTGCTGA
- a CDS encoding Tripartite tricarboxylate transporter family receptor, whose protein sequence is MTAGAAISRRRFAGLAAASATLLAAPRIARAQAYPARPVRAIVTFAPGGTVDVYARLACQHLSQKLGQQFVVENVSGATGNRGTAQAARAAADGYTLLFALSTHAVNASIFSNLPYDPVADFVPVNLSVSSTHVVSVPPSHVARNAREFVADLKAKPNQNYAHGGLGTQGHLLAERLKVTQNLDFVAVTFPGAGPAIQAVVANQIPSAWTTMASAGPMIAGGRLKALAVTGKARSPLLPEVPTMIEQGFPEIEGDTWVGIMAPSGTPHDVVTTINREISQFLQEPAARRRLAEVGFDVVDKGPADFAQILREEIVFWRKVVEETKVRIE, encoded by the coding sequence ATGACGGCGGGCGCTGCCATCAGCCGGCGGCGTTTCGCCGGCCTTGCCGCGGCTTCCGCTACCCTCCTCGCCGCGCCCCGGATCGCCAGGGCCCAGGCCTATCCTGCCCGCCCGGTGCGCGCCATCGTCACATTCGCGCCCGGCGGCACGGTCGACGTCTATGCCCGCCTCGCCTGCCAGCATCTGTCGCAGAAGCTCGGCCAGCAATTCGTCGTCGAGAACGTCTCGGGCGCGACCGGCAATCGCGGCACCGCGCAGGCGGCGCGTGCGGCCGCCGACGGCTACACGCTGCTCTTCGCGCTCAGCACCCATGCGGTCAACGCGTCGATCTTCAGCAACCTGCCCTATGACCCGGTCGCCGACTTCGTGCCGGTCAACCTGTCTGTCTCCTCGACCCACGTGGTTTCGGTCCCGCCCTCCCATGTCGCGCGCAACGCCCGGGAATTCGTCGCCGACCTGAAGGCGAAACCCAACCAGAACTACGCCCATGGCGGGCTCGGCACGCAGGGCCACCTGCTCGCCGAACGGCTGAAAGTCACCCAGAATCTCGACTTCGTGGCGGTGACCTTTCCCGGCGCCGGCCCGGCGATCCAGGCCGTCGTCGCCAACCAGATCCCGAGCGCCTGGACCACCATGGCCTCCGCCGGGCCGATGATCGCCGGCGGCCGCCTCAAGGCGCTCGCCGTCACCGGCAAGGCCCGCTCGCCGCTGCTGCCGGAGGTGCCGACCATGATCGAGCAGGGCTTTCCCGAGATCGAGGGCGATACCTGGGTCGGCATCATGGCGCCATCCGGCACCCCCCACGACGTGGTCACGACGATCAACCGCGAGATCTCGCAGTTCCTGCAGGAGCCGGCGGCGCGGCGCCGGCTCGCCGAGGTCGGCTTCGACGTGGTCGACAAGGGACCGGCCGATTTCGCGCAGATCCTGCGCGAGGAGATCGTCTTCTGGCGGAAGGTGGTCGAGGAGACCAAGGTCAGGATCGAATGA
- the cobN_2 gene encoding Aerobic cobaltochelatase subunit CobN, with the protein MRWLVLLVLAMAMPGPDLAATALAGEAAGRGRIVRVVTVDFVLPGRLDRLEQLARTAGLALERAYVETTAEPPAALVEGAGLIVVDTPRPNDVAAVDARIGEALRASRTPWIRVGGGEPAFGNLPPQHARRLIAYYAAGGEANLAAFFAYAAALGQGGSPAAIPAPVPLPAAGFHHPAAPGPFASLAEYLRWGETRWPAGAPRLAIAIHRGAVAGMETRVVDALVAGAEAHGIMPLVFWTSDAGPDALNGQIGPARPDVLLIATHLQNGPARAAEFLALDVPVIQAVSYREGGIAHWRRSQTGIAQRLVAPFLAMPEAWGVSDPMVIDAVENGEPVPIPSQIEALLAKVARLAALRRKPAGEKRLALLIWNYPPGGQNLSASHLNVPRSLERLTAALAQAGYDVPARGEAELVTAVQSMLAALREPGRLASLVRDGLAGTVPVARYRAFLDALPAERRQELLERWGEPDQAGGVLDVAGEKHFVIPRLLLGKLAILPQLPRGDRAGAGYHDTREPPNHWYLAAYLHLRDGLGADALIHFGTHGTQEWTPGKDRGLAADDYPWLAVGDLPVFYPYIQDNVAEAIQARRRGRAVTISHQTPPFAPAGLYGELSDLHAKIHEYAQLEEGAVRERTGAEIRRLVAASGLARDMAWTDDAVARDFSGFLAALHDHLHALAGHAMPLGLHTFGAAAAPEHRLSTIMQQLGRPFYAAAGADPDEVPAGDAGALARSAPYRLLERHLRGGAPVSDIADPALRAMLERAVALDRHLCETGEQEALLRGLAGGFVAPGSGGDPVRNPDVPSGRNLFAFEPDKVPTRAAHEAGEAAFRQLLEAHRAAHGGAFPDKLAFSLWSGETMRHLGVVESQVMHALGLRPAWNAAGRLVAIDVVPRAELGRPRIDIVLQMTSVYRDQFDGFVRLLAGAIEKVAALDEPDNPVARNSRRIAARLVQAGETPQRAAELAALRIFGNAPADYGTGLPEQTLRSTSWQSETPLAEAYLARLQYAYGGRHWGVAAGANVFAENLRGVQGAVLSRSSRLHGVLSTDHPFEYLGGLALAVRHLDGRSPQLHIADLRDPSSRIIAAGRFLADEMRARTLNPQWIAGLKQEGYAGTVEIAKTINNLWGWQVADPATVRPDQWQQVHDTFVRDSRDLGLAGWFERHNPAAQAQIIERMVEAIRKGYWNAPDETRRDLAARWRDLVEAHGADAGEAVTRAFVAEMASAGFGKAPAAATATASDAAGASDVSAAAPVRGQELRPVAPQPREPWPFAALAGAVLIVLSTLAGAWMQLRAGAAQHRRQDQT; encoded by the coding sequence ATGCGCTGGCTCGTCCTGCTCGTTCTCGCCATGGCCATGCCGGGGCCGGATCTCGCTGCGACCGCGCTGGCCGGGGAGGCTGCGGGGCGAGGTCGCATCGTGCGGGTCGTGACGGTCGACTTCGTCCTGCCGGGCCGGCTCGACCGGCTGGAGCAGCTGGCCCGGACGGCCGGGCTCGCGCTGGAGCGGGCCTATGTGGAAACCACCGCGGAGCCGCCGGCCGCCCTGGTCGAGGGCGCCGGCCTGATCGTCGTCGACACGCCGCGCCCGAACGACGTCGCCGCCGTCGATGCCCGTATCGGCGAAGCGCTGCGCGCCAGCCGCACGCCCTGGATCCGCGTCGGCGGCGGCGAGCCGGCCTTCGGCAATCTGCCGCCGCAGCACGCGCGGCGCCTGATCGCTTATTATGCGGCCGGCGGCGAGGCCAATCTTGCCGCCTTCTTCGCCTATGCGGCCGCCCTCGGCCAGGGCGGCAGCCCAGCGGCGATACCGGCACCCGTGCCGCTGCCGGCGGCCGGTTTCCATCATCCGGCGGCGCCAGGGCCTTTCGCCTCGCTCGCCGAATATCTGCGCTGGGGGGAAACCCGCTGGCCGGCCGGCGCTCCGCGTCTTGCGATCGCCATTCATCGCGGTGCCGTGGCCGGCATGGAGACCCGCGTCGTCGACGCGCTGGTCGCCGGCGCCGAGGCGCACGGCATCATGCCGCTCGTGTTCTGGACCAGCGATGCCGGGCCGGACGCGCTCAACGGCCAGATCGGTCCGGCGCGGCCGGACGTGCTGCTGATCGCAACCCACCTCCAGAACGGACCGGCCCGGGCCGCGGAGTTCCTGGCGCTGGACGTTCCCGTCATCCAGGCCGTCAGCTATCGCGAGGGCGGCATCGCCCATTGGCGGCGGTCGCAAACCGGCATCGCCCAACGGCTGGTCGCCCCGTTCCTCGCCATGCCGGAAGCCTGGGGCGTGAGCGATCCGATGGTGATCGACGCGGTCGAGAACGGCGAGCCGGTTCCGATCCCGAGCCAGATCGAGGCTCTCCTCGCCAAGGTCGCTCGCCTCGCGGCACTGCGCCGCAAGCCGGCGGGAGAGAAGCGGCTGGCGCTGCTGATCTGGAACTACCCGCCCGGGGGGCAAAACCTGTCCGCGTCGCATCTCAACGTTCCGCGCAGCCTCGAGCGGCTGACTGCGGCCCTTGCCCAGGCTGGCTACGACGTGCCGGCACGCGGTGAAGCCGAGCTCGTCACGGCGGTGCAGTCCATGCTGGCCGCGCTCCGCGAGCCCGGGCGCCTGGCCTCCCTCGTGCGCGACGGTCTGGCCGGGACGGTGCCGGTCGCGCGCTACCGCGCCTTCCTCGACGCCTTGCCGGCGGAGCGCCGGCAGGAGCTCCTTGAGCGCTGGGGCGAGCCGGATCAGGCTGGCGGCGTACTCGATGTCGCAGGCGAGAAACATTTCGTCATCCCGCGCCTGCTGCTCGGCAAGCTCGCGATCCTGCCGCAGCTGCCGCGCGGCGACCGCGCCGGCGCCGGCTACCACGACACCCGGGAGCCGCCGAACCATTGGTACCTTGCGGCCTATCTCCATCTCCGCGACGGGCTCGGCGCCGACGCGCTCATCCATTTCGGCACGCATGGCACGCAGGAATGGACACCCGGCAAGGACCGGGGGCTCGCCGCGGACGACTATCCCTGGCTCGCCGTCGGCGACCTGCCGGTCTTCTATCCCTATATCCAGGACAATGTGGCGGAGGCGATCCAGGCGCGGCGCCGGGGCCGCGCAGTCACGATCAGCCATCAGACGCCGCCCTTCGCGCCGGCCGGGCTCTATGGCGAGCTGAGCGATCTGCACGCCAAGATCCACGAATATGCGCAGCTGGAGGAGGGCGCGGTGCGCGAGCGGACCGGCGCCGAGATCCGCCGGCTCGTGGCGGCGAGCGGCCTCGCCCGCGACATGGCCTGGACAGATGACGCCGTCGCCCGCGACTTTTCGGGCTTCCTCGCCGCGCTTCACGATCACCTGCACGCGCTCGCCGGCCACGCCATGCCGCTCGGCCTTCATACGTTCGGCGCCGCGGCGGCGCCCGAGCACCGGCTGTCGACGATCATGCAGCAGCTCGGCCGGCCGTTCTACGCCGCGGCCGGCGCCGATCCGGACGAGGTTCCGGCCGGCGATGCCGGGGCGTTGGCCCGGTCCGCTCCCTATCGGCTTCTCGAACGCCATCTGCGCGGCGGCGCGCCGGTGTCGGACATCGCCGATCCGGCCCTGCGCGCCATGCTGGAAAGGGCGGTCGCGCTCGACCGGCATCTTTGCGAGACGGGCGAACAGGAGGCGCTGCTGCGCGGCCTTGCCGGCGGGTTCGTCGCGCCGGGGTCCGGCGGCGACCCTGTGCGCAATCCCGATGTGCCGAGCGGCCGCAACCTCTTCGCGTTCGAGCCGGACAAAGTGCCGACCCGCGCCGCCCACGAGGCCGGCGAGGCGGCGTTCCGCCAATTGCTGGAGGCCCATCGTGCGGCCCATGGCGGCGCCTTTCCGGACAAGCTCGCCTTCAGTCTGTGGTCGGGGGAAACCATGCGCCATCTCGGCGTCGTCGAGAGCCAGGTGATGCATGCGCTCGGGCTGCGGCCGGCCTGGAACGCCGCCGGGCGTCTCGTCGCGATCGACGTCGTGCCGCGCGCCGAACTCGGCCGCCCGCGCATCGACATCGTACTGCAGATGACCAGCGTCTACCGTGATCAGTTCGACGGCTTCGTCCGGCTTCTGGCCGGTGCCATCGAAAAGGTCGCGGCGCTGGACGAGCCGGACAATCCGGTGGCGCGCAACAGCCGGCGGATCGCCGCAAGGCTCGTTCAGGCCGGCGAGACGCCGCAGCGCGCGGCCGAGCTTGCCGCGCTGCGGATCTTCGGCAATGCGCCGGCGGATTACGGCACCGGCCTGCCGGAACAGACCCTCAGGTCCACGTCCTGGCAGAGCGAAACGCCGCTGGCGGAGGCCTATCTCGCCCGCCTGCAATATGCCTATGGCGGTCGCCATTGGGGCGTTGCCGCGGGCGCCAATGTCTTCGCCGAAAATCTGCGCGGTGTTCAGGGCGCGGTGCTGTCCCGCTCCTCGCGGCTCCACGGCGTGCTCTCCACCGACCACCCCTTCGAATATCTCGGCGGCCTGGCGCTCGCCGTGCGCCATCTCGATGGCCGGAGCCCCCAGCTCCATATTGCCGACCTGCGCGATCCGTCGTCGCGGATCATCGCGGCCGGCCGGTTCCTGGCCGACGAGATGCGCGCCCGTACGCTGAACCCCCAATGGATCGCCGGCCTCAAGCAGGAGGGCTATGCGGGCACGGTGGAGATCGCCAAGACGATCAACAATCTCTGGGGCTGGCAGGTGGCGGACCCCGCCACGGTCCGACCGGACCAGTGGCAGCAGGTTCACGACACCTTCGTGCGCGACAGCCGGGACCTCGGCCTTGCCGGCTGGTTCGAAAGGCACAATCCGGCCGCGCAGGCCCAGATCATCGAGCGGATGGTGGAGGCGATCCGCAAGGGCTACTGGAATGCGCCGGACGAGACGCGGCGGGACCTCGCGGCGCGCTGGCGGGACCTTGTCGAAGCGCATGGCGCCGACGCCGGCGAGGCGGTCACCCGCGCCTTCGTGGCGGAGATGGCCTCGGCCGGCTTCGGCAAGGCGCCGGCGGCGGCAACGGCGACGGCCTCCGATGCGGCCGGCGCATCCGATGTTTCGGCCGCCGCGCCGGTCCGCGGGCAAGAGCTGAGACCTGTCGCACCGCAGCCGCGCGAACCCTGGCCTTTCGCCGCCCTGGCGGGCGCGGTGCTCATCGTCCTCTCCACCCTCGCCGGCGCCTGGATGCAGCTTCGCGCCGGCGCCGCGCAGCATCGGCGACAGGATCAGACATGA
- the btuB_4 gene encoding Vitamin B12 transporter BtuB codes for MTRAEPDPKIAARFRNRCSLAAMAACLLGAGDLRAENGPAGTVLLETIEVEAPRGGRERGEGANPPAFSAQQERFNRRPGAETEVSATQSRPGKKADLADILTGTPGVHLSDNGNFISMRGSDIATEGSRNGRGIRAYLDGFPLGRTEAGFTNPLLDLPATDYVEVYRGGNSLRYGAIATGGALNFVSRTGRSAPGNAISVMGGSFGTLQTQIEHGGARDNLDWYFQGNLFRSDGFRQHTGEQNYRFSGNIGWRPTEEVESRTFFAAGRTDRDLAEPIPLNRLHAQRQVAPPNSYLFNERLNFTYQRLANRTVVRRDNTTYEFGAYVLNTALDHLPSPFAGIIAYGWREAGVSGRVEHRTTLAGLPAEIVGGIRAGYTSGDFNRFQHTNAGTARARPIFDWGFGSWLVEGYGEGAVEVAPGLRLFSGLQAVHTTRVLNDHYRGGAVPALGPGAPGGPQPGRLDTLLNYDRQYQALNPKFGVNWEYRQNHFVFANVTRSFEVPSGADLSNVLEAQSRTGRALPAVRPQTAWTWEAGFRGGWDRFKYDVTFYHMRLSNEILTRCATEISPACTTTIAFNADRTIHNGIELGLRTVPLVDSFVSGDRIFANGTWTYADFRFDNDPRFGNRRMPVIPTHSVFGELGYEHPSGIYGSVNVRYQSARNATFDGSGGPAFVVPAYALFGAKVGWKSPDGRWSVFVEGRNLGNTAYVSEFSVTPTVPATQQGPAIVRATSPQVRPGEGRAVHAGMTVRF; via the coding sequence ATGACACGTGCAGAACCGGATCCGAAGATCGCCGCCCGTTTCCGGAATCGCTGCTCGCTGGCAGCCATGGCCGCGTGCCTGCTGGGCGCGGGCGACCTGCGCGCGGAAAACGGTCCCGCCGGCACCGTGCTTCTGGAGACGATCGAGGTCGAGGCCCCGCGCGGTGGGCGCGAGCGTGGGGAAGGCGCCAACCCGCCGGCCTTTTCGGCCCAGCAGGAGCGCTTCAACCGCCGCCCCGGCGCGGAAACGGAGGTCTCGGCGACCCAGTCGCGGCCCGGCAAGAAGGCCGATCTCGCCGACATCCTGACCGGCACGCCGGGCGTGCATCTGTCCGACAACGGCAATTTCATTTCCATGCGCGGCAGCGACATCGCCACCGAAGGCTCGCGCAATGGCCGCGGCATCCGCGCCTATCTCGACGGCTTCCCGCTCGGGCGGACCGAGGCCGGCTTCACCAATCCGCTGCTTGATCTCCCGGCGACCGACTATGTGGAGGTCTATCGCGGCGGCAACAGCCTGCGCTACGGCGCTATCGCCACCGGCGGCGCGCTGAACTTCGTGTCCAGGACCGGGCGGTCGGCGCCCGGCAATGCGATATCCGTGATGGGCGGCAGCTTCGGCACGCTCCAGACCCAGATCGAGCATGGCGGCGCGCGCGACAATCTCGACTGGTACTTCCAGGGCAACCTGTTCCGCTCGGACGGCTTCCGCCAGCATACCGGCGAACAGAACTACCGGTTCAGCGGCAATATCGGCTGGCGGCCGACCGAGGAGGTGGAATCGCGCACCTTCTTCGCCGCCGGGCGGACCGACCGGGATCTTGCCGAGCCCATCCCGCTGAACCGGCTGCATGCCCAGCGGCAGGTCGCGCCGCCCAACTCCTATCTCTTCAACGAGAGGCTGAATTTCACCTATCAGCGCCTGGCCAACCGGACGGTCGTGCGGCGCGACAATACGACCTATGAGTTCGGCGCCTATGTGCTCAACACCGCGCTCGACCATCTGCCGTCGCCTTTTGCCGGCATCATTGCCTATGGTTGGCGCGAGGCCGGCGTGTCGGGGCGCGTCGAGCACCGCACCACCCTCGCCGGACTGCCGGCGGAAATCGTCGGCGGCATCCGCGCCGGCTACACGTCAGGCGATTTCAACCGCTTCCAGCACACCAATGCCGGCACGGCGCGCGCACGCCCGATCTTCGATTGGGGCTTCGGCTCGTGGCTGGTGGAAGGTTATGGCGAGGGCGCCGTCGAAGTTGCCCCGGGCCTGCGGCTGTTCTCCGGGTTGCAGGCCGTCCACACGACCCGCGTGCTGAACGACCATTATCGCGGCGGCGCCGTGCCGGCGCTCGGGCCTGGAGCTCCCGGCGGGCCTCAGCCCGGCCGTCTCGATACCCTGCTGAACTATGACCGGCAGTACCAGGCGCTGAATCCGAAATTCGGTGTGAACTGGGAATATCGGCAGAACCATTTCGTCTTCGCCAATGTCACGCGCAGCTTCGAAGTGCCGAGCGGCGCCGATCTCAGCAATGTCCTGGAGGCGCAGAGCCGTACCGGCCGGGCGCTGCCGGCAGTCAGGCCGCAGACGGCCTGGACCTGGGAGGCCGGCTTTCGCGGCGGCTGGGACAGGTTCAAATATGACGTTACCTTCTACCACATGCGGCTCAGCAACGAGATCCTCACCCGTTGCGCCACGGAGATCAGCCCGGCCTGCACCACGACGATCGCCTTCAATGCCGATCGCACCATTCACAACGGCATCGAACTGGGGCTGCGCACCGTGCCGCTGGTCGACAGCTTCGTCAGCGGCGACCGGATCTTCGCCAACGGCACCTGGACCTATGCCGATTTTCGCTTCGACAACGATCCGCGCTTCGGCAACCGCCGCATGCCGGTGATCCCGACCCATTCGGTGTTCGGCGAGCTCGGCTACGAGCATCCGTCCGGGATCTACGGGTCGGTCAACGTCCGCTACCAGAGCGCGCGCAACGCCACCTTCGACGGTTCCGGCGGACCGGCCTTCGTCGTACCGGCCTATGCGCTTTTCGGCGCGAAGGTCGGCTGGAAGTCGCCGGATGGCCGCTGGTCGGTCTTCGTCGAGGGCCGCAATCTCGGCAATACCGCCTATGTTTCGGAATTCTCGGTGACGCCCACCGTGCCGGCAACGCAGCAGGGGCCGGCCATCGTGCGCGCGACCTCGCCGCAGGTGCGGCCGGGAGAGGGCCGTGCCGTCCATGCCGGCATGACGGTGCGGTTCTGA
- the cwlH gene encoding N-acetylmuramoyl-L-alanine amidase CwlH precursor, translated as MSGNGQDIIEVGLSRIRQPYVLGAVVPLDNPHWKGPWDCAEFASWCTYQAYGLIFGAGRAARVAKAEPYSGHWYSEAQTRGRVIAWKDALAVPGALLIRAPTAGRIGHVAISMGDHERTLEARGAAFGVGIFNKAAQRPWGIGCLLPGVDYETDGTLPPPKTRPRRGPKPKPDLPAGYLWLTTPNQKGAAIVALQRALAAVGIDPGPIDGEFGPMTHAAVVGFQIVKLLEVDGIVGPNTAATLGLAFPVHPSPNDEAIFAAAHRQTGSGPIRLPAAAGAFDGVIDINRNGRMFRARTASGLSFIVGSSTSYTDDMNRVGLFQGSTAITDSLRFGSYKAVDFAAAFGQWAHFIEPTLTAESGARFATINTYDRAAFTFGAPQLAAHTPEANFILYLRALLDLPDADKHFPELSLRTNASGRRTVHLANGHGPVDLEEVTVVLRPNGRREPQLARLMAYLNGSPTEVDANELSAAARLMNWLRTDAKAKELQIGVFIDGAKALLKTAKTKVSGFDGSDWRTALWIMDIRHQGRASYDELSAAMASAAPEKALRKLGLARFKERIRTVEAAVERMAASGVMTGFRV; from the coding sequence ATGTCGGGCAACGGACAGGACATCATCGAGGTCGGCCTATCGCGGATCCGCCAGCCCTATGTGCTCGGCGCCGTCGTGCCGCTCGACAACCCCCATTGGAAGGGCCCCTGGGACTGTGCCGAATTCGCGTCCTGGTGCACCTACCAGGCTTATGGCCTGATCTTCGGCGCCGGCCGCGCGGCCAGGGTCGCGAAGGCCGAACCCTATTCCGGCCATTGGTACAGCGAAGCGCAGACGCGGGGCCGCGTCATTGCCTGGAAGGATGCGCTCGCCGTTCCCGGCGCCCTCCTGATCCGCGCGCCGACCGCCGGCCGCATCGGCCATGTCGCGATATCGATGGGCGACCACGAGCGGACCCTGGAGGCACGCGGCGCCGCCTTCGGCGTCGGCATTTTCAACAAGGCGGCGCAGCGCCCCTGGGGCATCGGCTGCCTGCTGCCCGGCGTCGACTACGAAACCGACGGAACGCTGCCGCCGCCCAAGACGCGCCCGCGACGCGGGCCGAAACCGAAACCCGACCTGCCCGCCGGCTATCTCTGGCTGACGACGCCCAACCAGAAGGGCGCGGCCATCGTCGCCTTGCAGCGGGCGCTGGCCGCGGTCGGCATCGACCCCGGCCCGATCGACGGGGAGTTCGGCCCGATGACCCATGCGGCCGTGGTCGGTTTTCAGATCGTCAAGCTCCTGGAGGTCGATGGCATTGTCGGGCCGAACACCGCGGCGACGCTCGGCCTGGCCTTCCCGGTCCATCCGAGCCCGAATGACGAGGCGATCTTTGCCGCGGCGCATCGTCAGACAGGCTCCGGGCCGATCCGCCTGCCGGCCGCGGCGGGCGCGTTCGACGGCGTCATCGACATCAACCGCAACGGCCGGATGTTCCGCGCCCGGACGGCCTCCGGCCTGTCGTTCATCGTCGGCTCCTCGACCTCCTATACCGACGACATGAATCGCGTCGGCCTGTTCCAGGGCAGCACCGCGATCACGGACAGCCTGCGCTTCGGCAGCTACAAGGCGGTCGATTTCGCCGCAGCTTTCGGCCAATGGGCGCATTTCATCGAGCCGACGCTGACCGCCGAGAGCGGCGCGCGCTTCGCCACCATCAACACCTATGACCGAGCCGCCTTCACCTTCGGTGCGCCGCAGCTCGCGGCGCATACGCCGGAGGCCAATTTCATCCTCTATCTGAGGGCCCTGCTCGACCTGCCCGATGCCGACAAGCACTTTCCGGAACTGTCGCTGCGCACCAATGCATCGGGCCGCAGGACGGTGCATCTCGCCAATGGCCACGGGCCGGTCGATCTTGAAGAGGTGACCGTCGTCCTCAGGCCGAACGGCCGCCGCGAGCCGCAACTCGCCAGGCTGATGGCCTATCTCAACGGTTCGCCGACCGAGGTCGACGCCAACGAACTGTCCGCCGCGGCGCGGCTGATGAACTGGCTGCGCACCGATGCCAAGGCCAAGGAGCTGCAGATCGGCGTCTTCATCGACGGCGCGAAGGCGCTTCTGAAGACCGCCAAGACCAAGGTGAGCGGTTTCGACGGCAGCGACTGGCGCACCGCGCTCTGGATCATGGACATCCGCCATCAGGGGCGGGCGAGCTACGACGAGCTGAGCGCCGCCATGGCGAGCGCCGCGCCCGAAAAGGCACTGCGCAAGCTCGGCCTTGCCCGGTTCAAGGAGCGGATCAGGACGGTGGAAGCGGCGGTCGAGCGAATGGCCGCAAGCGGCGTGATGACCGGCTTCAGGGTCTAG